A genomic region of Carassius carassius chromosome 27, fCarCar2.1, whole genome shotgun sequence contains the following coding sequences:
- the LOC132106604 gene encoding epoxide hydrolase 1-like translates to MYKELAVALGLGAVVALVFLKKRNRVLKAQDGWWGVGACPQGPEDDSVHPFKVETTSEEIEDLHRRLDQTRSFPSLEDSQFNYGFNSRYLEKVVSYWRNDFNWRKQVDKLNKYPHFKTKIEGIDIHYVHVKPKNLAEGTRAVPLMMVHGWPGSFYEFYGIIPLLTEPSSPDDITFEVICPSIPGYGFSEAPRKKGFDTVCAAHIFNKLMKRLGFNQYYVQGGDWGSLITTNMAQQEPNAVKGLHINFAPPAKAGLLMMLSIIFGRRFPKLFGFTEHDVKRLFPTMEKLVVDALRETGYMHIQSTKPDTAGRGLNDSPVGLAAYILEKFSTWTEPEFKNLEDGGLERKYSLDDLLTNVMIYWTSRCIISSMRFYKENLSKGLNQPHAKLPVYVPTGVASFPNELMHSPKLWVTQKYHKLKTYTPMARGGHFAAMEEPQLLAEDVQNFVKIVEKRKKK, encoded by the exons ATGTACAAAGAGTTGGCGGTGGCGTTGGGGCTTGGAGCGGTGGTAGCTCTGGTATTCCTGAAGAAGAGAAATAGGGTCCTGAAAGCTCAGGATGGGTGGTGGGGTGTGGGAGCTTGTCCCCAAGGACCTGAGGATGACAGTGTCCATCCTTTTAAAGTTGAGACAACTTCAGAAGAGATTGAG GATCTGCACCGCAGGCTAGATCAGACCCGTTCCTTTCCTTCTCTTGAAGACAGTCAGTTTAACTATGGCTTTAACTCCAGATACCTTGAGAAGGTTGTGTCTTATTGGAGAAATGATTTTAACTGGAGGAAACAAGTGGATAAACTGAACAAATACCCTCATTTCAAAACCAAAATCGAAG GTATTGATATTCACTACGTTCACGTGAAACCAAAGAACCTGGCCGAGGGAACCCGTGCTGTGCCTCTGATGATGGTACATGGATGGCCCGGCTCTTTCTATGAGTTTTATGGTATCATCCCCCTGCTTACGGAGCCATCCAGTCCTGATGACATAACCTTCGAAGTCATTTGTCCCTCAATACCTGGTTATGGTTTCTCAGAGGCTCCACGTAAGAAAG GTTTTGACACTGTATGTGCAGCTCACATATTTAATAAACTGATGAAGAGGCTTGGTTTCAACCAGTACTATGTTCAGGGAGGAGACTGGGGCTCGCTTATTACCACTAACATGGCCCAGCAGGAGCCCAA TGCTGTGAAAGGCCTCCACATTAACTTTGCTCCCCCTGCAAAAGCAGGCCTTCTCATGATGTTGTCTATTATTTTTGGTCGCCGATTCCCCAAACTCTTTGGCTTCACTGAACACGATGTGAAACGCCTTTTCCCCACTATGGAAAAGCTTGTAGTAGACGCATTAAGGGAGACTGGATACATGCACATACAATCCACTAAACCTGACACTGCAG GCCGTGGGTTGAATGACTCTCCCGTTGGTTTGGCTGCCTACATTTTGGAGAAATTTTCAACCTGGACTGAGCCTGAGTTTAAGAACCTTGAGGATGGTGGGCTGGAGAG GAAGTATTCTCTTGATGATCTTCTGACAAATGTGATGATCTACTGGACCTCTAGGTGCATTATATCCTCCATGCGTTTCTACAAGGAGAACTTAAGCAAAGGCCTGAACCAGCCCCATGCAAA GCTTCCAGTTTATGTTCCGACCGGTGTGGCCTCTTTCCCTAACGAGTTGATGCATTCCCCTAAATTGTGGGTGACACAGAAATACCATAAGCTGAAGACTTACACTCCCATGGCTCGCGGGGGCCATTTTGCTGCTATGGAGGAGCCACAGTTATTGGCAGAGGATGTTCAGAACTTTGTCAAGATTGtggaaaagagaaagaagaaataA
- the LOC132107258 gene encoding signal recognition particle 9 kDa protein-like, which produces MPYYQTWEEFARAAEKLYLTDPMKVRVVLKYRHCDGNICMKVTDDSVCLQYKTDQAQDVKKIEKLHGKLMRLMVSKESHSGAMETD; this is translated from the exons ATGCCTTATTATCAGACGTGGGAAGAGTTTGCGCGAGCTGCAGAAAAACTTTATTTGACAGATCCGATGAAG GTCAGAGTGGTTCTGAAATATCGACACTGTGATGGAAATATCTGTATGAAAGTCACAGATGATTCCGTG TGTCTGCAGTACAAAACTGACCAGGCTCAAGATGTAAAGAAGATCGAGAAACTGCACGGGAAGCTGATGAGATTAATGGTCTCCAAAGAGTCCCACAGTGGAGCCATGGAGACGGACTGA